The genomic DNA TGGACCAGGCTGTGCAACAACGGGCTGGCTGCTACTTTAAACCCATTCTGACCTAGAATAACAAGACCACTAATATTTAGTTATCCTGAAAAATAAGTGATGCTTTTTGCATGTGTATGTAAAAGTTTGACATTAAACAGCTTCATGGCTACAAGAAGTCTGCATCCATGGCAGTAAATACCTGTCACAATGCCGTCCAGGTTGATGTAGGTGAATGCTTTCATGCTCAGAGAGGACAGATAACCCTGGAACAAAGAAATATCCAATATATGAATGAGACAGAGCACAATCACTAATAATTATCCTCCTCAGAATAAGTGTATTCATTTACGTCTTCTGTAATGGGCATTTGTTTTTGGTCTACATCTTCTGACTTATTTGAGCTATCCTAAAATATCCTGATGTACGAAATAGAAGACATCCTGGGCTTTCCATTGACATCTCATGCATTTGGGGGGTCTCTTTTAGCACCAAAGACGAAGGAAATCGCAAAAAAGTTAAATGGgaagatttatttttgttgagtaaaagaaaaatgcagctAATCTAAACCTTTGCCATGCACGTCTTACCTCCAACCACTCGGTGGCGCCAACACTCCCATACTCTCCCGCACTCCAGCTCGCAAACACAATACTCCTCCTCGGTTTGAATCCATCTATCAAAGTGGAAACACATTTAATAAAACTCATGAAGCCAGCACGTTCTTTAGCTGCTCAGTATCTGAGGTGAAGTGTACATCCAGCATTTTATTTGGAAAttaaaaaccaaacatcagCTGCCAACAGCTGCTCACCGTTCTCCACCATGTCAGAGATGGAACGCGCCAGCTCAACGAGGACGCTGGTGCCCACGGTTGATGCTGCAAAGCCAGGGCCCCACGCATCCCTCTGGGCCCCAATGACCACGTATCGATCTGCAGACGGTCACAGGACATTCATCACTCACATCGTTTCCATATTTCCTGATCACAGGCTGTCTCAAAATTATTCATCTTTGCTGTACCTGCATCCACAAAGCCTTTGATGACCCCAAAGACATTATTTATCCTTTTCTCAGTAAGGACATTGTTGACTTCCACAGTAATAACATCGCTCTCGTCTCCGAGTTTATTGATGCTCCCCCAACCATTTGGCTGAGTTCTACCCCCGAGCTGCCTGTGGGATGCAGACAAACATCAACCCTTTATTGATGCCCTGTTTATTACAAGCTTCAACCATCTTTCTGATACCAGTATGATGTTTGTAAGTCTTACCTCAGAATCTTCATTCCCATGCCTGTTGTGATAGTCTGAGCCAAAATATTTGGCAGGCCTGAAGACTGCACAGGTGGAAACTGGGTGTGGTTGAAGGAGGGGAAGCCTGGGGTGTAGGGATCCCCAGAGCCCATGTGGACCTGTGGGAAACAGACAGATGGAAAGATGAGCTTTGAGTGGATCATGACATCTTTTCAAAGGTAGCTTTAATCAAACTAAACACATGAACCCCATTATTATTGTGGTTATCATTTAGATTATTGCACTGGTAGAGGAAGCACAACTACTTCCTCTTATGAACAGTGCTAGGTTTAAATGCACTTCACAACATGTGTATTGTCGACATGTCAAAAATCTGAGTATCTGAGGAGTAAAAACTGTCTTCACTCACATGTCCAAAGAGTGGAGTGCTCTCGCTGATCGAGTAATCAGCAGGGTCTGGGTAGATCAGCACAGCAGAGGCGTTCACTTTGGCTGCATTGGCTACCTATAAACAGAGAAACAAGGGAATGGGAAGCTAAGTTCACCAACTGTAAAACGCAGGTGTTAAAATTGTTGAAAATTCTCCTTTTTTTTGAATTctcaggaaaatggaaaattctaATGGAATTCTACTGAAGGTTAAGAACAGATGACATCTACAAATATTGACAAGTACCGCAGGGAATAAAGTCCTGTTCAAATGATGTTCCATCTTATTTTGAAACCACCCACCTTCTCAGCAAAGCTGATCCTTCCAGCTCTGACCAGCATCACCCTGCCATTCATGTCGATGTTCATGTCCTTTAACTGCTTCAGGTCATCTTCCTGTCCATAATGGGCATACAGCACTGCACCCTGGAACCATCAGAAACAGAAATGTCACTGCAAGTGTCACTGTACATTTTTCCTACTCATAATTTAGCCTTCTGATTACCCTTGCTGTTCCACTGGCGCTGTAGGATAGGAAACCCGTTGGACGTTCCGCTGTTCCGTTCTTGAAAACTATTCTGTTGTATCCAGATGCTGGGGGATCCTGAACCTTGACAAAGTGCTCATCAGTCCAGGTCTTCATGCCGTACTCCTTAAACTTCTTGAGCACCTTGTTCCCCAGATCTTCATCACCAGGAGAACCAGCCCAGTGGTTGCTACTGCTCAGCTGACTGAGACagggaaaacaaaaaggaaTTACTTACTGTTAAAAATACAATACACATAACAAAATGTGTGCAGTGCTGCAGTGCATGGAGCTTCTATTCACCCAAGGACAGCGTCCATACTGGATGTAGTCAGTTTTTGAGCAAGAATCTTTTTCACATCATCCCAGTCCATGAGGGGAGCAGCACCGGTCTCATGGGCGACAGGAACATCTTCATAACGGAGAGCAGAGGATGCACAGGTGGGAGCCAAATCCTTATTCCGATGGACCAGGTAGCCAATCAAATAGCCTGAAAGTGGCAGTGATTCCAGATAAGGGATGGGAACAGACTCAACTGAATTAAGTGACTCAACTGAACATAAAACCACAGCTTCCTCTTTTAACTTGCTCTCTTACCGAAGATGAAGACGAGGATGATAGCAGCTGCTATGAAGCAGAGGACCTTGGGTGTACATCCACGTTTTTGAGGGACGTATTGTTTGCAGCTTGACTTGTGATTGAGGTGATCTCCAACCCCAAACAGCTCATTTATGCCAGATGACTCTATAATCTCCACATGCCTGGTGTCATCTTCCATATTCTGGGTAGGTTGAATCATATGTAGAAGTGTGGTTcactgttaaactgacaaaaaccaaaaaatcatGGTAATCAGAATATATCACTTCTGTATTTTCCAAACGACATGAATGGTTTGTTGATGGGACCCATGACATCAGGACCCGGGTCacaatcttttcttttctgtcaaGCATATTTGAAATAAAGGGTTTGTAAACCGTATCTAAAAGCTCTACCAGTTTAGTCATAAGACCAGCTTGTGATTTCCCACGAtgtgaaaaatgtaattttccttCTTCATAAACATGCCTCTAATAAATAACTCATCATTTAAATGTGCCAATTGCAGGTGCTGTTTTAAAATCAGATGACAAGCTGTcaaaaattatgaacacaggaaagctgtctcctttcactttcaCAATCATCTACTCTTTCTAGCCCTTCTTTCACCTTCTCAGTCCTTTTCTTGAGGTAACTTGTCTCTTAACCTGCATATATTTCCTGTGTGCTCAAAGCACATCAGAGATAATGATGCATgagaaaaccagcaaaaaaaaaaaatttgcttgAATAGTGAAAATAAAGCAGAAagataattcaattcaattcaatttgataTAAAACAGCATCATATCAACAATTTGTCAAACAGTCTCCTCAAGAGTTAATAAACTGAACTTACTATTTGAGGTTCCCGAGAGCCTAAAAAAGGTGGATGGTCACCGTCTTTGgggacaaacaaaaagaaagtggGGATCTACTTCCTGGTTTTGCTGTATATTAAAAGAGGAGGTGGTGGGCAGGGATGGACCTTTTTACTCCTTCTGTTCTCCAGAATTGCAACAAGCTCCATTTCAGTTTTTACCGAAATGAAACTTGCCTTTCAGGTTTTTAATCTCCTTAGTCAGCACAAAGTTTAACTGTAGATTAATAGTTATCGGACACTGTGTGTGACTAAAATTGGCCAGGAATCTAAACAAGACGGGCTAAAATACACATTCAGGGGAAATTACCCAGCAAACAACAGAACTACCAGTaaagtgtttttgttcatttgcaGACTTTGTCTCAGTGAACTTAACTGAAACCCTGACATTGTCTCCCTGCTCACAATGACTTGCTGCAAAAGCTGAACCATAGAGGGAAGGATGTTGGTGTCGTTTCCATGTAGAATAAGGATCTAGCGAGAGCGAAACAAAGCAAGAAATATAAATCAGATAACTGCTGctctgaattcaaaatcctgctcctcacatacaaggtcttaaataatcaggccccatcttatcttaaccctggagaaccctagaaaaccaatggggtcggctctgaccccatgggttctccagggttaatgaCCTCGTAGTACTATATCatcccattagagcacttcgctctcgcactgcaggcctacttgttgttcctagggtatttaaaagtagaataggaggaagagccttcagttttcaggcccctcttgtGTGGGACACCGAGGTTTCCTTATAATGGCATTCtgaatgtgaagaaaaaaaactgcacttatgacatttcagcagacttttaatttgaaattcaaCAACAAAGTGATGTGATACTGACTGGGTAACACTGTAATGGTGTAAACATGACCTAAAGGGAAATTAGTCTGTATGCTTGTAATAGCTGTACATGCATTTTAAAAGACGGACCATTTTCTTctacttatccaattcagggtcgcagggggctggagcctatcacagctgtcatgGGGTGAGAGGCAGGTTACACCCTGGAAAGGTCAAGGATTAGGGCCACtcactttttttctcagtgaaTTCTGAAAAACCTCAGAAATGCCAAGAAATGTCAGAATTGTGAGATTAGTGtgagaattctgactttttgttttcagaattgtgaaaagaaaaaaaaaacaattttcttcAGCCCTAACCGTCTTCAATGGTACTAGGTACATTCTCAAATGCTTATTTTTTTCTCAGGACATTTGAGGCCACCAAACTGATAAACTCCTAATCAGAGAATGAGCTGCAGTTTTTGGTAATTTTATCCAGCTCTATCCCGGGACATAGACTTGAGTAAATTAATGCataaagtctgttttttgttcAAACTCTGCTTTCTGCAtctctgttgtttttcatgcaAGTTGTGTATTGGCTGGCACACAAGTAGGTAGGTCAATCACCGAAAGCAGTTGccttaaaaaacaaagctaCAAAGTTTTGCTGGGATTTCccttaaaaaagtaaataaacaaaaataaaatggaaattttttttttttttttttacaaaagaaTAGTGAGTTGGTACACTTCTTTAATAAAAGGGTAAGGAACAACCAAAGTGTCACACATGGCCTGGGGTCAGCACAATGCACAGGCAGGCTTTATACCAACTGATTGGCTGCTACTTACAGACAAAAAGGTTTAACAGCAGGTGGTGGGGCTGCCGTGTAGCTAAGCTGACCATATACTGGACAGCTGCTCtcagtgacatcatacagagccaaaaGTAGAGCCTTTGCTGATAATCAGAGGTGGGTAGAGCAGCCAAAAATTGTACTCAGGTAAAAGTAGCACTACCTTAACATAGTTTTATTCAAGTAAAAAGTAGCCATCCAAAATTACTAAtgtaagagtaaaaaagtatttattaaaAAAGGCTACTTGCGTATTGAGTAACTGATCATTACATCtgatttaatgttaaaaaaattgAGATAATCAGAGAGACAAGAACGTTTAAAATACCAAAATTTGCactaaagacagaaaaagaaatactATTTATAAATAACAtgattacaaaataataaatctaaGAAGAAACACTTTTCCAAATCATTATTAAACTAATATTTACAGAaggtaatataaatatatggtgttgctttgcctctccaaatGGCACAACAGGCTCAGCAGATAGAAtaatattaaaacaacaaactttatgTACAAACAAGAAGTCTCATTTCGACATAAACTGTaggtttgtgtctgtgtctcatgcATTTTTGGTTAAAACGTGTTTATTATTCCTTTACTGAAGTTATTCACGCTGAGTAGAATGGCCAGAATTGTTTCTCAAGTAAGAGTAGTGATACTTCATAATAATATTACTCAAGTAAAACTACTCcgaaaagttatttttttcccaaaaagtaaatgtaattagttactacccacctctgcTGATAAGATGAGAGAAACCCTCATTGGGGGAGTTAGAGACTGAAGAGGACGCCAGACGACCATGAGAACCATGATCACCAGCACCATTAAGCAAGGCACCGAATAATGAAAAAGGTCATTGGTAGTTTTGTTTTAAGAACTAAAGCAATAAGCTAACGTACAATACAGTGCCAAATTTTATTAGTAGCCTAACAAACAAGATACAAAGTGTCCATGTTATTGAGAATGAATAATGAAACTAAGACTCCAATAGCTGTGATTGTTTATTGCagcaatgaaacaaaacaattgAAATAAAGCTAAGCAAATGTGCGCACAGtttgagaaaggaaaaagaacaaagaaaagaaaaccacgCACAATAATAATCGACCATTTTCAAACATTCTTTAACAAGGGTTACATTTTTCCCCTTTGATCCAAAACTCATCTGCTAATTCTTACAAGCCAGTGCTGAAAATGGAGTTGCAATTTCCAGAACTTGCCTCATTATAAACCAACAGGATTAAGGTAAAAATCACTCAAATGACGAATGGTTAATGCATCATGTTAACAAGTTTGGTGAACTACAATCAGTCAGATGGGTTTTGGACAGAATCCTGCTTTCAGTCATTTGAAATGGATTCACATCCATTTGTTTTCTGTCTAGCAACTCTGTTTTAACACCAGTTTGATTCttagagaaacaggaaaaaaaaataaactgaacccTGATACATGAAAACTAAACAATCCAAGTATTCGTCAGCTCAGAAACAAAAGAAGAGGCACAAGGAAATCTTAGTGAATTCATCAAAAGAGAAGGTACAATGAACTTTAATTCATTAAACTAACTCCATAACACAGAGTGGGGGCTGATTATGGAGATACTGGACCACGCTGTTGTAACCACATTACGCATTTGTGCTTTCCTTAAAGCAAAGACACCTTCCATATGCAAAGAAAAGACCACAGCAGACCAGCGTTCGCTTCAAAACAGACCATCTCACTAAAAACAAGCACATCAGTTGCTTGGCCTCACTAATGACACAGACACTGATCTGTGATCAGGTGCTCGGGGTGCTAACCTGCCTGTCTAGAAAGGAACGCTGAAGAAGTTAGCATAGAAGGCCAGATGGGATTGCAAAGATGCAAACGTGTGCGATGTGTAGCTTTGTACTGTATATACACATTATGGGAAACACTGTCCCCGATAATAAAAAACATCCACCCCTACAGTGAAATATGGAGGGCACTGCCTCCGATACGGCACACACTGGTAGGCAAAAACTaccttctgtttttcacattatGGAAATCACTGCTCCCGATAATGCCATCAAGATGAGAAGTGTACATGCGCCAAAGGACAGGTACGGGTAAATATTGTCAGGTGTGATGTGTGAGCTGGCATTGCTCAGAGACCAGTTCAGTGTCAGTTGagagaggggaaagaaaaactgttgTGTACCAGCTGTCGGTGCACATGTACACTTCTTTTAGCAGATGCTGCTTTTGTCATTTCGACAGTATAACTGTCATAATTATGGAAGACACTGCCCCCGATAATTATACTTTTTTATATAAAACGTGATTAAAAACTATTTATAGTGAACCCTGCCactgataaataaataacacaataaataaacatacgGTTTCTGTTTCAGTGCCACATGGTTGAGGACCTTTTCCCCTGCTTTGACAGGTCTGCACAGATTAGCTCCAATgccaaaaaaaatgtgtttcgtATTTGATTCAgatcaggtttgttttttttgttttgtttttaaattcttgcATATAATTaggactc from Pelmatolapia mariae isolate MD_Pm_ZW linkage group LG18, Pm_UMD_F_2, whole genome shotgun sequence includes the following:
- the LOC134616480 gene encoding transferrin receptor protein 1-like → MDWDDVKKILAQKLTTSSMDAVLGQLSSSNHWAGSPGDEDLGNKVLKKFKEYGMKTWTDEHFVKVQDPPASGYNRIVFKNGTAERPTGFLSYSASGTARGAVLYAHYGQEDDLKQLKDMNIDMNGRVMLVRAGRISFAEKVANAAKVNASAVLIYPDPADYSISESTPLFGHVHMGSGDPYTPGFPSFNHTQFPPVQSSGLPNILAQTITTGMGMKILRQLGGRTQPNGWGSINKLGDESDVITVEVNNVLTEKRINNVFGVIKGFVDADRYVVIGAQRDAWGPGFAASTVGTSVLVELARSISDMVENDGFKPRRSIVFASWSAGEYGSVGATEWLEGYLSSLSMKAFTYINLDGIVTGQNGFKVAASPLLHSLVQNALKEVNYDKDKSLLSQFGKNNWESAILEPLRMDSAAYPFLAFSGIPSVAFRFHSGSSDYPYFGTILDTRENLNSVTASQVPQLAVRAGQFAGHIALRLVHDHLLQMDLKKYNQLIRSHVVQINARVKNVQRMRPQLLPKALTVRWLIMASGSYSRASSALAADIQNSDLEDIEMCRVINDRIMTVERNFLSPYVSPKDSPFRHILLGSGPHTLKGLTNHLDSLTTADLDADAELFCNQLAQATWTIQTCANSLAGDIWSLDYET